A window from Sphingobacterium hotanense encodes these proteins:
- the rimK gene encoding 30S ribosomal protein S6--L-glutamate ligase, whose amino-acid sequence MKIAVLSTNKSIYSTKRLVEAAVARGHECVVMDHSKCYVGIQQGKPSIHYKGQDIGEIDAIVPRIGSSVTFYGSAIVRQFEVMGVISANPSQAITRSRDKLRCMQILSGAGLGLPITGFARTASDVDDLINMVGGAPLVIKLLEGTQGIGVVLAETKKAASSVIEAFYGLGNNILIQEYIKEAKGTDIRAFVVDGKVVGAMKRTAKEGEFRSNLHRGGTAEVIKLTRKEKETAIAAARAMGLTVAGVDMLPSSRGPLILEVNSSPGLEGIEQATGKDIASEIIKYIERQYEAKQLAKPATIRTKIKKQSNL is encoded by the coding sequence GTGAAGATAGCTGTATTATCGACAAACAAGTCAATTTATTCGACCAAGCGTTTGGTTGAAGCTGCCGTTGCTCGCGGACATGAATGTGTGGTCATGGACCACAGTAAATGTTATGTCGGCATCCAACAAGGCAAACCATCCATACATTATAAGGGCCAAGATATTGGTGAAATCGATGCCATTGTTCCTCGTATCGGTTCGTCCGTTACGTTTTACGGATCGGCAATCGTTCGCCAATTTGAAGTAATGGGTGTAATTTCTGCCAACCCGAGTCAGGCTATCACGCGTTCGCGCGATAAACTGCGTTGTATGCAGATCCTTTCGGGCGCAGGCTTAGGTCTACCGATTACAGGTTTTGCTAGAACGGCATCTGATGTTGACGACTTAATCAATATGGTAGGTGGTGCACCGCTAGTTATTAAATTATTGGAAGGAACGCAAGGAATCGGTGTGGTACTGGCCGAGACTAAGAAAGCGGCTTCTTCGGTAATCGAGGCTTTCTATGGCTTAGGAAACAACATCCTGATTCAAGAATATATTAAAGAAGCAAAAGGAACGGATATCCGTGCTTTTGTTGTGGATGGCAAAGTAGTCGGCGCCATGAAGCGCACAGCGAAGGAAGGCGAATTCCGCTCGAACCTGCACCGTGGCGGTACTGCCGAAGTCATCAAATTAACGCGTAAAGAAAAGGAAACTGCCATCGCTGCAGCACGTGCAATGGGACTCACTGTTGCAGGTGTGGATATGCTGCCTTCCTCCCGTGGTCCATTGATTTTGGAGGTCAACTCTTCACCTGGTTTAGAAGGTATAGAGCAAGCTACAGGCAAGGATATCGCCAGCGAAATTATCAAATATATCGAAAGGCAATATGAAGCTAAACAACTCGCTAAGCCCGCAACGATAAGAACAAAGATTAAGAAACAGAGTAATCTTTAG
- a CDS encoding ATP-dependent zinc protease family protein: protein MDGKKIIGRTEIIDLPELGLYDIDAKIDTGAETSVLHCEQMEVVNKKGHLYVIGHIRPNLDSDKVLKLTFPVHRERTIKSSFGQSEIRYIFLTKIRMFNELYDIKLSFRDRSAMSFPMLLGRNFITRKFLVDVAKKNLASNLI from the coding sequence GTGGACGGCAAGAAAATTATAGGTAGAACAGAAATCATCGATTTGCCCGAATTGGGACTCTATGATATTGACGCTAAAATAGATACTGGCGCCGAGACTTCTGTTCTACACTGTGAACAAATGGAAGTGGTCAACAAAAAAGGGCATCTCTACGTGATCGGTCATATTCGTCCGAACCTCGATAGTGATAAGGTTTTGAAGTTGACTTTCCCTGTCCATCGTGAAAGAACAATTAAGAGTTCTTTTGGGCAGTCGGAAATCCGTTATATATTCCTAACAAAAATCCGGATGTTCAATGAGCTGTACGATATTAAACTCTCCTTTCGCGACAGATCAGCAATGTCCTTCCCCATGCTTTTAGGGCGTAATTTTATCACTCGAAAATTTTTAGTGGATGTGGCTAAAAAAAATCTAGCCTCCAATTTGATATAA